ATGCTGCCGAAATAACTGCTGTCGGCTTGTGTGCCCGGATGCATTTCCCGGCTTTTCGCCAATCGTTCGCTAATCGTAGCGGCGGCCTACTAATCAATGGTTTTACCCATGGCACAAGACCTGCTAGTACCGTCTGAACAGCGGTGCGGGGGATTGCCGTGATAGCAATCCGTCGCGTTATGGCAATTCAACAATAACAACAGATTGGTACACGTATGAAATTAAATCGTATCTTATTGGCAACTGGAATGGCAGTCATGCTGAACATGAGCGCCAGCACCATTTTAGCGCAAAATCCGCCAACTGGCGGGGGGGCTCCCGGACAAGGCCGCCAGGGCCGCGGTAATTTTGACCCGGCGCAGATGGTCGAACGTTACAAGGAACGTCTCGAAATTACGGATGACGCCGAATGGAAGGCGATTCAACCGTTGGTCCTGAAGGTTTCCGAGGCGCGGATGTCCTCGTTCGGCGGTCGCGGTATGCGCGGGCAGCGCCCCGGCGACACGGCGCAGGCTGACCCCAATCAGCGCAGTACCAACCCGGAACGGGATGCCCTGCAAAAGGCAATTGACGCTAAGGCGTCGGCAGCGGAACTGGCCAACGCCCTGCAAAAGTATTCGGATGCCCGCAAGGTGAAGCAAGCCGAACTGGAAAAAGTCCAGGCTGAGTTGCGCAAAGTGTTGACCCCGCGCCAGGAAGCGATCGCCACGTTGTACGGCCTGCTCTAAAGAGCATCCCTGGAAAACTGGTCGCTGTCGTTATGAGCGAACCTCAAACCCAGGCATCGGTTTTGAAACAGTTGCTGGATCGCATGGTTGCGACCCAGCAACTGTCCGCCTTGGATGCCGTGACTCTGGCCCAGCCGGGGACCGGCGCCAAGCCTGCCGTTCAAACCGAAGAGGACGTGTTGCGCTGGCTGGCGAAGGAATATGGGCTGACTTATACCACGCTTGAGGATGTGGAGCCGGATCGCCAGCTACTCTCCCTTTTTCCCGCCCGTATCCTGCTAAAAGAGGAATTGCTGCCATTAACGCGCACCAACGGGGTGGTGGAAGTGGCGACGAGCCGACTGTTCGCCACGCAGGGGCTGGACGCGCTGAAAACCCTGAGCGGTCTCACGCTCAAGCCGGTGCTGGCTTCCAGCGAAGCCATCCAACGGGAGATGAAAAAGCGCCTGGGAGTGGGCGCCGACACCATTGGCAGCCTGGGCGAGGAAGCCTCGTTCCAAGTGGTGGATGAAAACCCGGATGAAAACACCAACCTGGACGGGGCGGCGGAGGATGCCTCGATCATCCGGTTCGTCAATCAGGTGCTGCGGGATGCCATCGAGCTACGTTCTTCGGATATTCACCTTGAACCGTTCGAGGATGAATTTCGCATCCGTTATCGTATTGACGGTGTGTTGCAGGAAGTGCCGGTGCCGCCGCAACTCAAACGCTTTCAGCCGGCTATCGTCTCGCGCATTAAAATTCTGAGCCACCTGAATATTGCCGAGAAACGCCTGCCGCAGGACGGGCGCATCAAGATTCGCATTGACGCCGCCGAGGTGGATATTCGCGTATCGGTGATTCCCATGCTCCACGGTGAGGCGGTGGTCATGCGCTTGTTGCGGCAGAACGCCACCTTGCGGGGCATGGAACAACTCGGGATGGATCAGCGGGAACTGGATTGCTTCCGGCGGGTGCTGCAAATGCCGCACGGGATCATCCTGGTGACCGGCCCGACGGGTAGCGGCAAGACTTCGACGCTTTACACGGCGCTTCACGAGATCAACGATTCGGTGCGCAAGATCATCACCATCGAAGATCCCGTTGAATACCAGCTCAAGGGGGTCAACCAGATCCAAGTATCGGAAAAAGCCGGCCTGACTTTCGCACGCGGGCTGCGCTCGATTTTGCGCCACGACCCCGACGTGATTCTGATCGGCGAAATTCGCGACCAGGAAACCGCCCAGATTGCCGTGCAGGCATCCCTGACCGGGCACTTGGTCTTCTCCACGTTACACACCAATGACGCCCCGGGCGCGCTGACGCGCTTGGTGGACATGGGCGTGGAACCTTACCTGGTGGCATCGTCGCTCGAAGCGGTGTTGGCGCAACGGTTGGTCCGCGTGTTGTGCAAGCACTGCAAGCAGGTGGATGACTCGCCGGCAGCGCAGGCGTTCAAGGCGCAGATCGGCATCCCCGCGAACACCATCATCTACCGCTCGGTCGGTTGTCGGGAATGCCGTCAGACCGGATTTTACGGACGGCAGGCCATTTTTGAATGGATGGACTCGGATAATGAAATCCGCCAATTGATCTTGAAAAACGCGTCCAGCGACCTGATCCGGGACGCAGCCCGCCGCGCGGGCATGCGCATGTTGGCGGATGACGGTTGGCGGTTGGTGCGCTTAGGCATCACTACTGTCGAGGAAGTGCTCAGCGTGACCACCGTCAAGGAGATCGCGCGCACCAGCAAAGTGGAAACGGCGAGCGGCAGTGTCAGCGAGTTGCACGCGGCCAATCTCAAGCCCGCCCTCACGCCTTAACCCGTCGCCATGCCCACCTTTCAATACAAAGCAATCCAGGCGGACGGCAGCGTCGCCGAAGGCCGGCTCGAAGCGGCCGGACGCCCCGAGGCGTTCCGGCAAATTGAGGGGCTGGGATTGAGGCCCATTAACCTTTCGGAGAACCAAGCCGCCGGAGCTGCGGACCAAGGCTTGGTTTTGCCCGCCGGGTTAAGCAATTTTCTCGCTGGCAAGGGCTCGGATAAAATTACCGCCCGCGCACTCGAAAATTTTACGCGCCTGCTTTCCAGCCTGCTCGCCGCCGGTGTGCCGCTGAGCCGGGCGCTGGTTATTTTGCACCGGGAGACCTCGGCGCCCGCCGCTGCCGCGAAGTGGAAGCAGATTCATGACCTGGTCATTGACGGCATGTCCCTGGCGGATGCCATGGCCAAATCCCCGGACGTATTTCCGCGCGTCTATGTGGCGATGGTACAGGCGGGCGAGACCGGCGGATTCCTCGACTTGGTGCTGGCGCAAATCGCCGATTTCCAGGCGCGGGAAAAAGAGCTGCGGTCCAAGATCACGACGGCGATGCTCTACCCGACCATCCTGCTGGTGCTGGCGCTGGGCGTGGTCATCTTTCTGCTCACCTTTTTCATTCCCCGTTTTCAATCGGTGTTCGCGGGTTTTGGCGGGGCGTTGCCCATGGCCACCCAACTGGTCGTCTCGACCAGCGAAATCGTGCGCTCGTATGGGCTGTTTGTCGCGCTCGGGTTGGGCATCCTGGTATGGTTTCTCCGCAACTGGATTGATTCGGAAAAGGGACGGCGGACATGGGAAGGCCTGATGCTAAAGGCGCCCCTCGTGGGCCCGTTGGTGGCGCAATTCGCGATGGCGCGTTTTTGCCGGATGCTGGGCACCCTGCTGGCGGCGGGCGTGCCGCTGGTGCAGGGGCTGAACGTGGCCCGCAAATCCATCGGCAACCAGATTCTGGTGGACGCGGTGGGGCAGGCCATTGACCGGGTGCAAAAGGGCGGGCAAATGGGCGCCAGTCTGGCGGATTGCCGCGGGCTGTTCAGCGGCTCGGTGCTCGAAATGATCACCGTGGCCGAGGAAAGCGGCAAGCTGGACACGGAATTGATCCGCATTGCGAATGTCACCGAGGGAGACCTGGACCGCGAACTCAAGACGGCGGTCGCGTTTGCGGAGCCGTTGATGCTGTTTTTCATTGCGGCCTTCATCGGCACGATTTTCATCAGCATGGTGCTGCCGATCTTCACCCTGCAACAATTTATTAAGTAAACAAATACAAAATCAGACTTATGAAATGCAACCCGATCATTAAAAACCGGACACACACACGAACCGCGCGCGCGTTCACGTTGATTGAACTGCTGCTGGTGCTGGTCATCCTGGGCATTCTGGCCGCCATTGTGGTGCCCAAGTTTGCCGGGCGCACTGAGCAGGCGCGCAATACGGCGGCCCAAACCCAGATCAGCTCGTTCAGCACCGCGCTGGACGCGTTCGAGGTGGACAACGGGTATTATCCCAAGGGCAAGAACGGACTGCTCGACCTGGTGCAGCAGCCGCGCGACACGCAGAACTGGCACGGGCCGTACTTGAAAGACCTTCCCAAGGATCCGTGGGGCAATGAATATATCTATGAATGCCCCGGGCGGCACAACCCCAGTTCTTATGACCTGATGTCCATGGGGCCGGATGGGCGCGTGGGAGGCGATGATGATGTTACCAACTGGCAACAAAAACGCTAACCGGACGGCGCGCCCGTTCGCACGGGCGTTCACGTTGGTTGAGTTGATCCTGGTCATGGCCATTCTGGTGGTAGTGATCTCGGTGGCCGCGCCTTCGCTGAGCGGCTTCTTCCATGGGCGCACCCTGGATTCCGAGGCGCGCCGGCTGTTGGCACTAACCCGATACGGGCAAAGCCGCGCCGTCTATGAAGGCGTGCCCATGCTGCTGTGGGTGGATGCCAAGGGTGGCGCGTACGGGTTGGAGGAGGAATATGGTTATACGGAGGAGGACACCAAGGCGGTGGAATTTAACCTGGATGATGAATTGGAAGTCAGTGTCGTGCAGAATGCCGCTGCCGTCCTTAAAAGCCGGCCGGTGACTTCGGGCTCGACCTCGGCGACCCGCAATAAGCATCGCGATCTGCCGGCCATCCGTTTTCAATCGGATGGCACCATCTCGGAGACCAGTCCGGAAACCGTGCGCCTGGTCAACCGCGCCGGCGACACCTTGCAGGTGGTGATCGCCCGCAATAATTTGAGCTATGAGATTGAAACCCCAAACAGCCGCTTGGCCCGCGCCAGCCGTTAGGCGCGCCGCCGCCGGGTTCACGCTCGCAGAAGTGCTCGCCGCACTGCTGTTCCTGGCGATTGTGATTCCGGTGGCCATGCAGGGGTTGCGGGTGGCCAGCCTGGCGGGTGAAGTGGCTGACCGGAAAAGCCGGGCCGCGCGCGTGGCGGAACGGGTGCTCGCCGAAAACCTGGTCACCACCAATTGGAACAAGTCCGTCCAGAATGGCACCACCACGGAACGGGATCGGGAATATCGCTGGACGTTGCGCACGGAAACCTGGAGCCAGGATGGGACGCAATACGCCCCGCGCCTGCTCACGGTCGAAGTATTGTATGCGGTGCAAAGCCAGGATTACTCGGTGCGCCTGAGCACGCTCAGCCCGGGAACCCAGCAACCATGATTTTGTCGCCAACCAAGCAGATGCAGCGGCCCGGTGGTTCTCCCCGCCGGGGGCGCGCGTTTACTTTGATTGAGCTGCTGCTGGCCTTCGTGATTTTCAGCATCGTCCTGGCCGCTGCCAACACCGTGTTCTACGCCGCGCTACGGTTGCACACTCGAACCACGGCCGCCTTGGACACCTCTCACTCCGAAAACTTGGCGGTGACCATGATCCGTCGGGATTTGCAGGGGGTCACGCCACCCGGCGGCATTTTGGCGGGTACCTTTCGCATTGGGATGGTCAGCAGCGGTTCCGGTTTTTCCCAGAGTCCGGGGATCGAGTTTTGCACCACCACCGGCGTCTTGAACGACGATGAGCCGTGGGGCGACATCCAAAAAATCAGTTATCAACTCCGGGAACCGTTGGAGCGGTCCCAAACCCAAGGCAAGGATTTGGTGCGGTGCGTCACCCGCAATTTGCTTTCCACCGGTAACGAGGTGCCAGACGAGCAGCGGTTGTTGGGCGAGGTTCAGACGCTGGAATTTTATGGTTACACGGGCAGCGATTGGCGCGATACCTGGGATACCTCGCTGACCGATACGAACCTGCCCACGGCCGTGCGGATGCGCCTGTATCTCGCGGCGGCCCCGGATGCCGACAAATCCGCCCGGCAGGCCATTGAACTGATCGTACCGTGTACGTCGCAAACGCGCGGAACGAATGTGGTGGTGTCGCAATGAGAACGTCGCCGCCATATCCCCAGCCCGCCCGCCGCGCCGATCGCGGCTCGGTGCTCGTCATTGTATTGTGGATCGCCCTCGGGCTGGTCACGCTCACGCTATATTTTGCCAACGCGATGGGTTTCGAGTTGCGCGCTTCGGACAACCGGGTGTCCGCCCTGACAGCGGATCAAGCCATCGAAGGCGCGACCCGTTATGTGAGCTATGTGCTGTCCACGCTGGGCACCAACGGCATCGTGCCGGATTATGCCGCTTACTATCGGGAAGCCGTCCCGGTGGGCGACGCGCATTTCTGGTTGATCGGTCGCAGTTACGATAATCAGACGCCGTCCGCGCAGCCATTTTTTGGCCTGATAGACGAGGCGTCCAAGTTGAATTTGAACACGGCCAACACCAATATGCTTGCCCTGTTGCCGCGCATGACCACGGATCTGGCGACCTACATCGTTCAATGGCGCAGTACCAATGGCGACGGTTCCCAAACCTATGCCATGCTGCATCCGCCGTATCAGTGCAAAAGCACCAACTTCGAGACCACGGATGAACTGCGGCTGGTCTATGGCATGACGATGGATATCCTCGTCGGCGAGGATGTGACGCGCAACGGGGTGCTGGACCCGGGCGAAAATGATGACAGCCGGAACAACCTGGTGGATTCCGGCGTGCTGGAATATGTGACGGTGTACAGCCGCGAGCCGAATACGAAGTGTACCAATGTGAACAACCGGGCGCAAATAACCGCGCTGTTGCGGGATCGCCTGGGTGCCACCCGTGCCAACGAAGTGATCCGCCGGCTCGGTCCGGCCACCACCACTTTTCGCAGTCCGTTGCAGTTTTACCGGAGCAGCGGGTTGAAAATTGATGAGTTTACTCAGATCGGCACCAATATTTCCGTGACTTCGAGCCTCTTCAAGCAGGGGCGCGTGAATATCAACACGGCCAGCCCGGTGGTGTTGGCGTGCCTGCCGGGGCTTACGGACGACCTCGCGGCGCAACTGGTTTCCTATCGGCAGCTCAACCCGGACAAAATCGCCACGATCGCCTGGGTGGTGGAGGCGTTGGGCCAGAATAACAACACCGCCCTGCAAACACTGGCGGGCGGGGACTACATCACCACCCAAAGTTATCAGTTCACCGCCGATATTGCCGCCATCGGCCCCTTCGGACGCGGTTACCGGCGGGTCCGCTTTGTTTTCGACACCAGTGAAGGTACGCCCAAGATCATTTATCGCCAGGATCTCAGTCATCTTGGTTGGGCGCTGGGCAAAGATGCCCGGCAGACCTGGCTGATAGCAAAGGGAACGCATGAGTAATTTGCCAAAATCCGGTTTATTTAAAGCCAAGCCACCCACCAGCCTGTTGGGGTTGACGCTGGATGGCAGCCGCCTGGAAGGCGTCGTCTTGCGCCGGACCAACGGCACGGTGCAGTGGCACCAGGCGTTTTCGGCGACCCTCTCGCTGGACCCGCTGACCGCAGATCCCGAATTGGTCGGGCGGGAAATCAAAAATCTGCTCGATTCCGCAGGCGTGCGCGAACGGGCGTGCGTGGTGGGGCTGCCTTTAAAATGGGCGCTGGTGGCTCATGCCAAACTGCCGGAACTCTCCGAGGCGGATGCCGCCGGTTTTATTCAAATGGAGGCGGAGCGCGGGTTCCCGTGCGATGTCACCACGTTGCTCCTCGGCGTTTCACGGTATCAAACTGCTGCCGGTGAAAAGCACGCCACCGTGATCGGGATGCCGCTAAACCATCTGAATGCGCTGGATCAAGGGTTGCGGGCGGCGAAACTCCAGCCGGTGAGTTTTTCGCTGGGCATTACCGCGCTGCAACCGGTGGCGGCGGATGCCGCCCACGGCGTGCTGGCCTTGACCATCGGCGAGACCAACGTGGGTTTGCTGGTCACGGGCGGCGGCGGAGTGGCCGCCTTGCGCACGCTGGAAGGCACCCTCGAAAATGAAGGGGGACAGCGGGAAATCAACGTTGAACTGGTCGCGCGCGAAGTGCGCATCACCCTTGGGCAGTTGCCCGCCGAAATTCGCGAGGCGGTTCGCCGGGTGAAAATTTTCGGCCCGCGCGAACTGGCCGAGGAACTGGCGGCGGAACTCCAGCGCCGGTTTGGCCTCGCCGGTCTGACCGTGGAACGCGTCGCGGTTTCCGCGCCCACCGCGCCCGGCACAAATATTCCGCCGGAGGCGGCGATCTCAGCGGCGTTCAGTCTGGCGGCTTTGCGCCTGGTTGGGCGCGGCGCGGCGCTCGAGTTTTTACCGCCCCGCATCACCGCCTGGCGGCGGTTCCTCGGGCGATATTCGTCAACCTCCCTGCATCGCGCGGCGGGCATTGCCGGCGCGGTGGCATTACTGGTACTGGGAGTGGTCCTGGTACAGTATTGGCAGTTATGGCGGCTGCAATCCCGGTGGACGGAAATTGAGCCCAAGGTGCGCCAACTGGATGGCGCGCAGCAAAAGATCCGGCAATACCGTCCCTGGTTTGATGATTCCTTGCGCACGCTCAGCATTCTCAAGCAATTGAGTGAGGCCTTTCCGGAGGATGGCGTGGTTACCATGAAAACGTTGGAAATACGCGATCAAAACCATGTTACCTGCTCGGGCATCGCACGGGATAATCAGGCGTTGCTGCGGACCATTGAAAAACTGCATCAGGTCAAAATGGTGTCGGACCTGAAGGTGGACCAGATTCGGGGCAAAACTCCCATGCTATTTACCTTTGACTTTCATTGGCTGGGAACCAAATCAGACTGAAATGAAAATAAAAAATCGCCAAAATTTGCTGGTCATGTTGGCCATCGGCGCGGTAGCCCTTTTCGCTGGGGATTCGCTGCTGTTCACGCCGCTGACCAAGATGTGGAAGGCTCGATCTGAACGCATTGAAGCCCTGCGCAAACAGGTGAGTCAGGGGGAAGCGCTGATCAAACGGGAAAAAGCGGTGTTTAGCCGGTGGGCGATGATGCGCACCAACACGCTGCCCATTCAAGCCCCGATGGCGGAGCAACGGCTATTGCGCACGCTGGATGGTTATGCGCTGGACAGCCGGCTCAGCCTGACTTCGATCACCCCCCAGTGGAAACACGAGGCGGACGACTATACCACCTTGGAATGCCGGGTGGACGCCGTCGGCAGCCTCAGCACCATCACCCGCTTTCTCTTTGACCTGGAGAACAATCCGCTGGGTTTGAAACTCGACAATGTGGAACTCACCGCGCGCGACACGGAAGGCCAACAAATCACCTTGGGCTTGCAACTGAGCGGCCTGGTGCTAAATCAAGAGCAATGAAGCCGAATCTTTCTCCATTCAACACGCGCTGCCAGGGCGCGAAATCCGGCGCCAAAGGCCTGGGTTTGCTGATCGCCGGCTTGCTCGTTCCCGCGCTTTTTGCCTCCGGGGCTGAGCTTGCCTCCGGCTCCGCGACGAATCCCGCCGCGCCGGACACTGTAACCAATGTGACCGTCCCGTTGTCCCAAGTTACCTCCAATTTGGCGACCAACGTCCCGCTGCCGGCAGTCACCAACCAACCGTCAGCTGCGGTTTCCACCCAAATGGTGACGCAAGCCACCAACCAAAGCGCTCCGCCGACCAGCCGGACGCTCCTGGAACCCAACCGCGGATCGCGCAGCGACTATTACTCCCGTTCCGGCGCTTCGCGGCAGCCGGTTTATAAAAGCCTGTTAAATTATAGTACCTTTAGTATCATTGGGGATCGCAATATTTTCAACCCCAACCGCACCCCGCGCACGGTGCGGACGGAACGCAGGGAATACCGTCCAGCCGCCCGGGGCGATTACTTTGCCTTGGCGGGCACGATGAGTTATGCGAATGGCGAGTACGCATTTTTTGAAGGCACCAGCCCGGAGTATCGGCGGACCCTGAAGGTCGCCGACAGCATCGGAGGGTTTCAACTTATGGGCATTGGGTATAACCAGGTGAAGCTGGCGGCGGGCAGCAATTCGGTGAAGCTGACGGTGGGCATGCAAATGAACCGTGAAGACAGCGGTGCGTGGACGTTATCCATGCGTTCCCAATCGGCTGGCAATTATCAACCTCCAATGACCATCAATCCGGGCGCAAGCGCGACCGCCAGCCTGTTGGGCGGTAGTGCTTCCGTTACCAATGGGGATTCCACCGTCAGCACCGCCACCAATTCCGGCCCCGCCGCCGCTTCCAACGACAGTGCCCTCTCCGTACTTGAACGGATGAGGCTACGCCGTGAACAACAATTAAAAAAATGAAAACAGCAAACACGTTTCTCCTAATGACAACGCTGGTGGCGGGTTTATCCACCCGCGCCGCTGAACCGCCCACCCCGGTGCCGTTACCCGGGGAGCCGGTGCCAACCAATGCCACAACGCTGACGGTGAATGCCACCAACTCGCTGGGCGCCGATGCCCCGCCGCTGACGTTGATCCTCACCAATGCGGTGGATACCAATGCCGCCCTGCCCGCCGCGAT
The window above is part of the Verrucomicrobiota bacterium genome. Proteins encoded here:
- a CDS encoding helix-hairpin-helix domain-containing protein — translated: MRTSPPYPQPARRADRGSVLVIVLWIALGLVTLTLYFANAMGFELRASDNRVSALTADQAIEGATRYVSYVLSTLGTNGIVPDYAAYYREAVPVGDAHFWLIGRSYDNQTPSAQPFFGLIDEASKLNLNTANTNMLALLPRMTTDLATYIVQWRSTNGDGSQTYAMLHPPYQCKSTNFETTDELRLVYGMTMDILVGEDVTRNGVLDPGENDDSRNNLVDSGVLEYVTVYSREPNTKCTNVNNRAQITALLRDRLGATRANEVIRRLGPATTTFRSPLQFYRSSGLKIDEFTQIGTNISVTSSLFKQGRVNINTASPVVLACLPGLTDDLAAQLVSYRQLNPDKIATIAWVVEALGQNNNTALQTLAGGDYITTQSYQFTADIAAIGPFGRGYRRVRFVFDTSEGTPKIIYRQDLSHLGWALGKDARQTWLIAKGTHE
- a CDS encoding type II secretion system F family protein, encoding MPTFQYKAIQADGSVAEGRLEAAGRPEAFRQIEGLGLRPINLSENQAAGAADQGLVLPAGLSNFLAGKGSDKITARALENFTRLLSSLLAAGVPLSRALVILHRETSAPAAAAKWKQIHDLVIDGMSLADAMAKSPDVFPRVYVAMVQAGETGGFLDLVLAQIADFQAREKELRSKITTAMLYPTILLVLALGVVIFLLTFFIPRFQSVFAGFGGALPMATQLVVSTSEIVRSYGLFVALGLGILVWFLRNWIDSEKGRRTWEGLMLKAPLVGPLVAQFAMARFCRMLGTLLAAGVPLVQGLNVARKSIGNQILVDAVGQAIDRVQKGGQMGASLADCRGLFSGSVLEMITVAEESGKLDTELIRIANVTEGDLDRELKTAVAFAEPLMLFFIAAFIGTIFISMVLPIFTLQQFIK
- a CDS encoding type II secretion system protein gives rise to the protein MRLKPQTAAWPAPAVRRAAAGFTLAEVLAALLFLAIVIPVAMQGLRVASLAGEVADRKSRAARVAERVLAENLVTTNWNKSVQNGTTTERDREYRWTLRTETWSQDGTQYAPRLLTVEVLYAVQSQDYSVRLSTLSPGTQQP
- a CDS encoding type II secretion system protein GspJ, whose protein sequence is MILSPTKQMQRPGGSPRRGRAFTLIELLLAFVIFSIVLAAANTVFYAALRLHTRTTAALDTSHSENLAVTMIRRDLQGVTPPGGILAGTFRIGMVSSGSGFSQSPGIEFCTTTGVLNDDEPWGDIQKISYQLREPLERSQTQGKDLVRCVTRNLLSTGNEVPDEQRLLGEVQTLEFYGYTGSDWRDTWDTSLTDTNLPTAVRMRLYLAAAPDADKSARQAIELIVPCTSQTRGTNVVVSQ
- a CDS encoding GspE/PulE family protein, which encodes MSEPQTQASVLKQLLDRMVATQQLSALDAVTLAQPGTGAKPAVQTEEDVLRWLAKEYGLTYTTLEDVEPDRQLLSLFPARILLKEELLPLTRTNGVVEVATSRLFATQGLDALKTLSGLTLKPVLASSEAIQREMKKRLGVGADTIGSLGEEASFQVVDENPDENTNLDGAAEDASIIRFVNQVLRDAIELRSSDIHLEPFEDEFRIRYRIDGVLQEVPVPPQLKRFQPAIVSRIKILSHLNIAEKRLPQDGRIKIRIDAAEVDIRVSVIPMLHGEAVVMRLLRQNATLRGMEQLGMDQRELDCFRRVLQMPHGIILVTGPTGSGKTSTLYTALHEINDSVRKIITIEDPVEYQLKGVNQIQVSEKAGLTFARGLRSILRHDPDVILIGEIRDQETAQIAVQASLTGHLVFSTLHTNDAPGALTRLVDMGVEPYLVASSLEAVLAQRLVRVLCKHCKQVDDSPAAQAFKAQIGIPANTIIYRSVGCRECRQTGFYGRQAIFEWMDSDNEIRQLILKNASSDLIRDAARRAGMRMLADDGWRLVRLGITTVEEVLSVTTVKEIARTSKVETASGSVSELHAANLKPALTP
- a CDS encoding GspH/FimT family pseudopilin, with protein sequence MMMLPTGNKNANRTARPFARAFTLVELILVMAILVVVISVAAPSLSGFFHGRTLDSEARRLLALTRYGQSRAVYEGVPMLLWVDAKGGAYGLEEEYGYTEEDTKAVEFNLDDELEVSVVQNAAAVLKSRPVTSGSTSATRNKHRDLPAIRFQSDGTISETSPETVRLVNRAGDTLQVVIARNNLSYEIETPNSRLARASR
- the pilO gene encoding type 4a pilus biogenesis protein PilO gives rise to the protein MKIKNRQNLLVMLAIGAVALFAGDSLLFTPLTKMWKARSERIEALRKQVSQGEALIKREKAVFSRWAMMRTNTLPIQAPMAEQRLLRTLDGYALDSRLSLTSITPQWKHEADDYTTLECRVDAVGSLSTITRFLFDLENNPLGLKLDNVELTARDTEGQQITLGLQLSGLVLNQEQ
- the gspG gene encoding type II secretion system major pseudopilin GspG, encoding MKCNPIIKNRTHTRTARAFTLIELLLVLVILGILAAIVVPKFAGRTEQARNTAAQTQISSFSTALDAFEVDNGYYPKGKNGLLDLVQQPRDTQNWHGPYLKDLPKDPWGNEYIYECPGRHNPSSYDLMSMGPDGRVGGDDDVTNWQQKR